GAACGATATGGTCAAACGACTCCCTGATTATGATTATGTTGGCATAGGAAGAAATGGCGGTAAAGAAGGGGAGTTTTGCCCAGTTTTCTACAAAGCGGATAAGTTTGAACTTTTGGACAGTGGAACATTCTGGTTATCTGAAACACCGGATAAAGAAAATTCTCAAGGTTGGGATGCTGCATTGCCAAGGATTATGACTTGGGTTGAACTTCGTAAAAAATCAACTGGTGAGGAGTTTTACTTTTTCAACACTCATTTTGACCATCGGGGAAAAACTGCTCGATTAGAAAGTGCTAAGCTTATTAAGCAACAGATTAAAAAGATTGCTAGCACCTCACCATTTTTAATCACAGGAGATTTCAATTTCTCACCCTCGGAAAAGCCCTATGAAGTATTAACAAGTGATGTGGCTGAAGACAAAGTACTTGTTGATAGTAATAAAAGTGCAAAAATGGTGTACGGTCCAGAATATACTTTCAATGGCTTCGCTCTAGAACCAGACCAAAGTAGAGAACGAATAGATTATATTTTTACAAGCCAAGATGTAAAAGTGCACAAGCACCACATATTGGACGGGCAAAGAGGCGGTAATTTTATTTCCGACCACTTTCCCATACAGGTAATAGTTAGTTTACGTTAGTTTCATTTTTAAGAATGCCGTCTACTATTCTAAGTAGGCGGCATTTATTATGGTCGCCTGTAACCATTTCTTAACAAATGCATATAATCTAACTTACTTTATACGAGAATTTCATGTGTAATTTAGAAGCTCAATACCAACTACCAAATGAATAACCAAATATCTGATAAGGAGCTATTTGATAAAGTTAAATCAGGAGACCAAGAGTCTTTTAGACAGGTCTATAACAGATATTTCAATGATTTATATAGACATACTTTCATACTTTTAAAAGATAGACAGTTAGCCGAGGATCTCATCCAGGAACTCTTTATTAAACTATGGGAGAGGAAAGCAACAATTGAAATTCATAACCTTAAAGGTTATTTGACCACAGCTCTCCGTCATAAAGTTATAAATGCATATCGTAATAATAAATATGTAGAACTGGATGAAACAATAATTGCTACATTACCTAGTCCTCATACCGTAGACAA
This genomic interval from Zobellia roscoffensis contains the following:
- a CDS encoding endonuclease/exonuclease/phosphatase family protein, whose amino-acid sequence is MRKIKNILSIAFLFIGAFFSIAQTTEPISAMTFNIRYASPKDGINIWENRRDWLCESINFFEVDVFGAQEVIESQLNDMVKRLPDYDYVGIGRNGGKEGEFCPVFYKADKFELLDSGTFWLSETPDKENSQGWDAALPRIMTWVELRKKSTGEEFYFFNTHFDHRGKTARLESAKLIKQQIKKIASTSPFLITGDFNFSPSEKPYEVLTSDVAEDKVLVDSNKSAKMVYGPEYTFNGFALEPDQSRERIDYIFTSQDVKVHKHHILDGQRGGNFISDHFPIQVIVSLR
- a CDS encoding RNA polymerase sigma factor; the protein is MNNQISDKELFDKVKSGDQESFRQVYNRYFNDLYRHTFILLKDRQLAEDLIQELFIKLWERKATIEIHNLKGYLTTALRHKVINAYRNNKYVELDETIIATLPSPHTVDKKLRENDLEFEFKKVLQKLPKKCRNVFYLSRIKMYKNREIAEELDISIRTVETHISNALRHFKVH